The Mustela nigripes isolate SB6536 chromosome X, MUSNIG.SB6536, whole genome shotgun sequence genomic sequence CCCTTCgtctggagggagagagaaagtaggaCTCAGGATGGGCAGAAGGGTTCAAAGGCCCGGGGTAGGGTGAAGTTCCTGGGATCTGAGAGATCAAGACTCAGGGCTCTGGGGGGGCTGTGGCATCCTGGGGGCCCATGCAGCTGAATGAGGGAGGGGCCCCTCAGAGGCAGGAGATTTAGGGTGTGGGCTGGAGTTGGAATGGAAGTCAATCTCATTGTCAAAAACGTGGTTACTTGGGATATCACTGTCACGCAGGGGTTAATGTTCGGTTTGTCACTTAATGGGGTGGATTCAAGTATTATTAGCAGAGGCAGAGTACTTTACAATATCACTGTTTTATAGCAGGCTAATGTTAATGTTACTGACCCATCCCAGGTTATTGAGGATCTCACTGTAAAAAGATGAGGTTTGTGAAAATAATCATCATGGAGCAGATTCATACTAATCTTGCAGACGTATCCTGGGATTAACGTGAATTACTATCGCCAGTAATAGGTTGAGGTTCACATTCCCCTCCTCTAATTGTCTCATAATGGCAATAGTGTTGCCACATCAGGGGACAAATGTCAACGTTATTACAGAAACGTTGGGTTGGTTATGGTATTATCACCACATTATCAGCTCGGGTCCCTCTACTGACTCCTGGAGTTCAAGTTAATTTTATTGTCCACGGTGAGGTTCCTTAGAACAGCATCACCTATGGGCTAATGGTAACGCTTCCTGCGTCTGGTATTCCTATTAATATTGCAGACATGCTCTGCAATATGTTTATGTTAATGTCAACATTAATGTCATCATCAAAAAAAGAGTGAATCATAGGATTGTTCCATGATGACAATGTTAACACTGCCAAAAAAGGAGATTGATAACAGAGTCACAATGGGGTGGCGGTCACCACAGTTGGTAactggggggggttgtttttcaGCCCACACTGGCCCCCCGGGAGCGGGTGCGCCATCCTGGCAGTGGGCAGGCTGTCACCTGAAGAGTGGATGGCTCGGCTTCTCTTCTGCATCACGTGCATCAGGGCTCCCACCAGCCCCTCTGAGCTCTGAGGCGCGGGCTGCAGTGCTGAGTTCTCGGGGGCCCCAGGCGTCTGCAGCAAGGAGGGTCCAGCACAAATGGTTCAAGGCCCATGATGGGAGcactcctccctgctcctcccacgTTATTCCCACTCTCATACACTCCAGTCACTTTCAGGGTTCCCAGCcggcctctccccactgccctctgcACCCTGTCATTGAAACCCCAAAAGCCTGGGACCTCTGTCAGTCTCAGCCCTGCCCCAGATATCCTGACTGACACCCAAGTCTGACACCCAAGtcccagacacccccaatcctccCTCTCACCCGTCTTCACCTTGTTCAGCTGAATTCCCTGGCGGATTTGATCCAAAAGCGCCCCCCGACCTCCACCAGGGGCCAGGTTCCCCACAGGCCccagagcaggaggtgggggagggactggcccatccccagagctggggggtgggggcggtgggggtgggggtggaggcacaGGGGGCCCTCCAGCtccagggggtggagggggtggtggtCCAGAACGTCCAGTGgctggagggggtggtggtggagggccCCCtcggcctgggggtgggggtgcccggGGAGTTGGTGGGGGCGGAGCACCTCCCAAAGGTACAGGAGGCAGTGGACCAGAACGACCCTTGTTGCTCCCCATAGTGGGGGGCCGGGGAGCCTGGTTTCCTCCTCTGGACGGCGGTGGGGGAGGTGGAAGAGGCTCTGAAGGGGGGAGATAACACAGAGGTACTGTTAGTTATCTTCAGAGCCTCAATTTTGCTCACTTGCAACACAGGAACCCCAAGTGACCAACTCCTGATTCAAACAGTGTAAGGGTTTTCATGAGGACTGAGCGACTACAGTGTATTTCTTAGGAATAAGCTACTGGGGACGGAGAAGAAAGGGGGTGCTCACCCTGACGCCTCATTTCCTGCCGCACAGCCTCCAGGCCACCCTGGTCCTCAATGAAATCGTAGATGAGTTTGGAGGTTTCAGCATCTGTGAGCTGGGCCTCACTGATGCCTGCCCTGGAGAACAGACTCCGCAGGTCTGGGTCCAGGTTGTTTACCTGCCCAAGAGGAAGAaggccagggcaggggtgggggaataaggcagggaggggaggggcaccgATTATCACTGGGTCCATCTACCCCACAGGGGTATCTGAGAGGAATGTAAAAGGGGTTGGAGTCTGGAAGTAGGTCTGAGCCAGTGGACTATGGAAGGGTAGGTGGGTAGTCAAATGGGTCAAGGGGTCTTTGGAATTACTCACGTCAAATCCATTCTGGGGGTCCCACCCCACGTGGCTGACATGTCTGGGGGAGGTGAGGAGATCCCAGTGAAGCCccattccccttccttcccttccttcctagtGAAGCCCtcttgccctccccctccccagagggCCTCTGAGAGGCCAGAATGAATAGATGAGTCctaagtgagtgaatgagtgactgAATGAGAACAGTAGTGATGGAATTAGAAGGGGTCCATGGGTTGTAATGCCCAACTGTCCATCCACCCCTTTTTCTACCAACCTTTCACACATCCATTTGTCCACCTAGCCATTTGCATTCACCTGTCAGAACACCGATCTCTCGTCTATTTGTCTTCCTACTCATCTGCCCACATACATCTGTTTACTCATTTGTCTGCCCACCTGTCTTCACACACACTTGTCCATCTACCCGTGTGCCCACCTGTCAATTCATCCACTCTTTTGCCTGCCTGTTCATCCATACACTTCTACTGATCCACTGaactatccattcatccatgcatCTGGCCCTATTCATCCCCATCCACCTTCTCTGTGAACCAACCAgatatccatccatctgtccactcaccctcccacctcccatttacccatccacccatccatccaaccactTACCCATTCATTTCCCAATCAACTAattcatgcatgcatgcatgcatgcatccattcattcattcattcattcattcaacattcatcCAACCACTCATCTaccacccacccatccactcaCCTATCAGCCCACCCAGGGTGCGAGTAAGGTGAAGCAAGTGAGGTGTCTAGGATGCAAAATTTAAGGAGCCCCTCACTCTCAAAGAGTGATGAATTGCAGTTGCATGACCCTTAGAGTAACTGCCTCTATATATTTTGCAACTTTGGTGCCTTGCTTGCTTCTCCCTAGACCTGGCCTCGTACCCACCCACCTATCCACTCGTCTATCCACCCACGCACCCAACCATGCCATTCTTCCATCCACCCAGCTCTCTTCCTGTCCATCTTTTCATCTGCCCCCACCAACAGGGATTGGTAGGACTAGTGGGGAGAGGTTCTCACTTGAATCCACTTGGTGCACCAATATCGGCCTTGCTGATTTTCTTCTTCCCCGAGCGTTTCTTATCAGCTGGGCCAGGCCCAGGCGCTGGGAGCCCACGGTATCGGGAACTCGTGATGTCAGGGTTCTGGATGTCCACTGTTACTAGCCCCAGGGACAGTTGGCCAGATGCTGGGCCTGTGGGGAAAATAGGGTGATTGAGCCATTGACCTACTCACCTACCAGCCAAAGCATAGGGGAAAGAGACAGGACAAGTGTTGGGGGAATCTGTGTGTGTCTGGTGGTCATGGAGGGAGTGGGTGAAGGGTCCAATTAGGGCTTATGGAGAAGTGGATGGGTGGGTTCCACAAACCATTCTTACCTTCAccaattcatttctttattcattcactcatctgaTCGCTTAAGTATTGATTCATTCGTTCATGGGTCATTGaccaattaattaaattattcattcattcagtcagtcattgCTTTCTTCACCAATTGAAATGTTGGGttagttattcatttattcactgttcaattcattcacttattcGTTAACTAACATCCATCCGTCCATTCATCCATATATCCACATACTCATTCACCTACACATCTGTACATTGATGTTTTCATCTTCCCATCAATTCATCCTCCACTCAACCATCTATCCACCCACCTTCCACCCACCCTTTTGCCCACTTATCTCTGCACTCTCCCAACTACTTGTCCATCCACCCACTACAcacccatctgtccatctacTCACCCACCCACCTGTCCACCCAGAGACACAGGGAAGAATCAGCACTCACCCCCTTGGTCTCCAcctgggtgtgggggcaggggtgggagccctcctcttctctctggaaaGATGGAATGGGTAGAGGGCTATTACAACTCTGCTACAGTTTCCTGGGCTATCCCCTTAGTGCCCTCCTTGAACTTGAGGACTCACCTTCATTGGCTGGCGCCGGTGGTGGGGGTAGCTGGCGTCTGTCTGTGGGGAGACAGGTGGACTGGGAACCGGAACCATAAGAGGGGCTTTTCTAGCTCCCTACTCTTCACACACTTCCGCCCAACCTCCTTTCCACCCCGAAAGCCTCCTCACCTCCACTTTGCCTCTGATTCCTTTTTTGGATCTTCTCCTGCACCAGGGCCCGGAAGACCTGAGCCTCGCCCTCGTCTGCAAAGTTCAGCCCTGCCTGGCAGGCCTGCAGACATCTTGGGCTCAATAGCCTTCCAGGCCCCCCCCCCAGCACCTTTCCCATCTCCTCCCCACATCCCACCTGGGGCCCAGGGATTGAGGGGTCACTCACATCTCCAGCAAAGGTGTGGAAGAAGGGGGTAGGAGTAGAGTAGACCAGCTGTGAGTACAGCTCTTGTTCCCAGAGCAGACGGCCAGTCTGGAAAGAtccgggggggcggggagcgcaTTAGCACAAAGACTTGCCCTGAGTGGCAGGCCTCTGTTATCTG encodes the following:
- the WAS gene encoding actin nucleation-promoting factor WAS isoform X1, whose product is MSGGPVGGRSGGRGGPGVQQNIPSTLLQDHENQRLFEMLGRKCWTLATAVVQLYLALPPGAEHWTKEHCGAVCFVKDNPQKSYFIRLYGLQTGRLLWEQELYSQLVYSTPTPFFHTFAGDACQAGLNFADEGEAQVFRALVQEKIQKRNQRQSGDRRQLPPPPAPANEERRGGLPPLPPHPGGDQGGPASGQLSLGLVTVDIQNPDITSSRYRGLPAPGPGPADKKRSGKKKISKADIGAPSGFKHVSHVGWDPQNGFDVNNLDPDLRSLFSRAGISEAQLTDAETSKLIYDFIEDQGGLEAVRQEMRRQEPLPPPPPPSRGGNQAPRPPTMGSNKGRSGPLPPVPLGGAPPPPTPRAPPPPGRGGPPPPPPPATGRSGPPPPPPPGAGGPPVPPPPPPPPPPPSSGDGPVPPPPPALGPVGNLAPGGGRGALLDQIRQGIQLNKVKTDAWGPRELSTAARASELRGAGGSPDARDAEEKPSHPLFRRRGGPGRRRG
- the WAS gene encoding actin nucleation-promoting factor WAS isoform X3, whose translation is MSGGPVGGRSGGRGGPGVQQNIPSTLLQDHENQRLFEMLGRKCWTLATAVVQLYLALPPGAEHWTKEHCGAVCFVKDNPQKSYFIRLYGLQTGRLLWEQELYSQLVYSTPTPFFHTFAGDACQAGLNFADEGEAQVFRALVQEKIQKRNQRQSGDRRQLPPPPAPANEERRGGLPPLPPHPGGDQGGPASGQLSLGLVTVDIQNPDITSSRYRGLPAPGPGPADKKRSGKKKISKADIGAPSGFKHVSHVGWDPQNGFDVNNLDPDLRSLFSRAGISEAQLTDAETSKLIYDFIEDQGGLEAVRQEMRRQEPLPPPPPPSRGGNQAPRPPTMGSNKGRSGPLPPVPLGGAPPPPTPRAPPPPGRGGPPPPPPPATGRSGPPPPPPPGAGGPPVPPPPPPPPPPPSSGDGPVPPPPPALGPVGNLAPGGGRGALLDQIRQGIQLNKTPGAPENSALQPAPQSSEGLVGALMHVMQKRSRAIHSSDEGEDQAGDEDEDDEWDD
- the WAS gene encoding actin nucleation-promoting factor WAS isoform X2, with protein sequence MQTLATAVVQLYLALPPGAEHWTKEHCGAVCFVKDNPQKSYFIRLYGLQTGRLLWEQELYSQLVYSTPTPFFHTFAGDACQAGLNFADEGEAQVFRALVQEKIQKRNQRQSGDRRQLPPPPAPANEERRGGLPPLPPHPGGDQGGPASGQLSLGLVTVDIQNPDITSSRYRGLPAPGPGPADKKRSGKKKISKADIGAPSGFKHVSHVGWDPQNGFDVNNLDPDLRSLFSRAGISEAQLTDAETSKLIYDFIEDQGGLEAVRQEMRRQEPLPPPPPPSRGGNQAPRPPTMGSNKGRSGPLPPVPLGGAPPPPTPRAPPPPGRGGPPPPPPPATGRSGPPPPPPPGAGGPPVPPPPPPPPPPPSSGDGPVPPPPPALGPVGNLAPGGGRGALLDQIRQGIQLNKTPGAPENSALQPAPQSSEGLVGALMHVMQKRSRAIHSSDEGEDQAGDEDEDDEWDD